Proteins from one Panicum virgatum strain AP13 chromosome 7K, P.virgatum_v5, whole genome shotgun sequence genomic window:
- the LOC120640127 gene encoding uncharacterized protein LOC120640127 produces the protein MRHLYGNFMKYYQSDVFTEHLYPAARSYTEGLFKWHMQKIYNVAPDAIDYLEEFHSRIWYRSGFSEASKCDYLTNNVSESFNAQIRHLKGLLLHELVDGFRELIMEKRYLRRNIGEQMEDGVLPNVIKELNAISMNLQVVKVSRSDDDIAEVTLIDKWNNTRRHSVNLKTHKCSCREWQVTGKPCRHALAWILSNRGLNIGDYMHEYYSVARFRAAYEGRVEALPDRSQWPVVDLGFKVYPPLLGRSAGRPRKFRIRGCLEKNATKKKERCRRCKKFSHFSKTCQMPVVGEDGETATPKKRKRQVAEDIAGPTQKNKKKISPKRKKTPKKKKTPSKKKQKQAEAAPAPSVVRSLKAWLNTSAGGSEA, from the exons ATGAGGCATTTGTATGGGAACTTCATGAAGTACTACCAAAGTGATGTTTTCACTGAGCATTTGTATCCAGCAGCTAGAAGCTACACTGAGGGCTTGTTCAAGTGGCATATGCAGAAAATATATAATGTAGCTCCAGATGCTATAGATTATCTTGAGGAGTTCCACTCCAGAATTTGGTACAGAAGTGGTTTCTCAGAAGCAAGCAAGTGtgattacttgacaaataatgtgtCTGAGAGCTTCAATGCACAGATAAGACATCTAAAAGGTTTGCTGCTTCATGAATTGGTTGATGGGTTTAGAGAATTGATCATGGAGAAGAGATATCTGAGGAGAAATATAGGAGAACAGATGGAAGATGGAGTATTGCCAAATGTGATTAAGGAACTTAATGCCATAAGCATGAACCTGCAGGTTGTTAAAGTATCCAGGAGTGATGATGACATAGCAGAAGTGACTCTAATTGACAAGTGGAACAACACTAGAAGGCATTCTGTGAACCTGAAAACCCACAAATGTTCATGTAGAGAATGGCAAGTGACAGGCAAACCCTGCAGGCATGCCTTGGCATGGATTTTGTCCAACAGAGGCCTGAACATTGGGGATTATATGCATGAGTACTACTCAGTTGCAAGGTTCAGAGCTGCATATGAAGGGAGAGTTGAAGCATTACCAGACAGATCCCAGTGGCCAGTTGTGGACCTTGGCTTCAAAGTGTATCCTCCTTTACTGGGTAGATCAGCAGGCAGGCCTAGGAAATTCAGGATTCGGGGATGTCTAGagaaaaatgcaacaaaaaagaaagagagatgcAGAAGGTGCAAAAAATTTAGTCACTTCTCCAAGACTTGCCAGATGCCAgttgttggagaagatggagaaaCTGCCACTCCAAAGAAGAG AAAGAGACAGGTTGCTGAGGACATAGCTGGACCAActcagaaaaataagaagaaGATTTCCCCCAAGAGAAAGAAGAccccaaagaaaaagaagaccCCATCCAAGAAAAAGCAAAAGCAAGCTGAAGCTGCACCTGCTCCCAGTGTTGTGAGGAGTCTGAAAGCCTGGCTGAACACTTCTGCTGGAGGATCTGAGGCCTAA
- the LOC120640128 gene encoding uncharacterized protein LOC120640128: MSEGSTASGPSVFGSQGNRLRLEDCPNCGCRLICIRSKQPETFNQMFFKCPNNVRGDPNTCEWIRSERQYETYLCVLDARKQQCGDLQVIGDARMQALCELKD; encoded by the exons ATGAGTGAGGGTTCCACTGCTTCGGGCCCGTCCGTGTTCGGGAGCCAGGGGAATCGGCTCCGGCTGGAGGACTGCCCCAACTGTGGATGCCGCCTGATCTGTATCCGCAGCAAGCAGCCGGAGACGTTCAATCAGATGTTTTTCAAGTGCCCCAACAACGTGAGG GGAGATCCAAACACATGTGAATGGATTCGGTCTGAGCGTCAGTACGAGACTTATTTGTGTGTGCTGGATGCACGAAAGCAGCAATGTGGCGACCTCCAAGTCATTGGAGATGCCAGGATGCAAGCTCTGTGTGAGTTGAAGGACTAG